The region CTCCGAGGATGAGTTTGCGCCCCTCCACCAGCCGGTGGTAATCAATGCCGTGTCCGATGCGCAGCATGGCGTCTCCTCCTGTGGCCCGCGGAGGCCGCGAATCCTGCCCCGGATTGCGCGCGAGAATGCGCTCTGCGATCTCGAGGTCAAATGGGCGCGTGATTTTGATGTTTGCCGGGGATCCCTCTACGACTGCGACCGGGTGGCCTGCCCAGCGCAAAACGGAGGATTCGTCGGTCCCCTCAAACCCCTCGTGGAAGGCGCGCTCGAGGGCGGAACGCAGCAGAGCGGCGCGAAAACCCTGCGGGGTCTGGATGGCATATAGCTCCTCCCGGGGCGGCGTCTTGAGCACACGACCGTGGCACGACACGCGCTGGATGGTCTCGGTGGCGGGCAGGCCGGGGACTGCGCCCCCGGTGCGCCAGGCGGCTTCCGCAACACGGCGAAGGGTATCGCGATCGCAAAGAGGGCGCACGGCATCGTGAACCAGGATGAGATCGACATCCGAACGTACATGGAGGACGCCTCGCCGCACGGATTCCTGGCGCGTCAGCCCTCCGGGCACGCACACGACCGGCACCGCCCATGAGCGGCCGGCCAGCATCGCTTCTGCCTGGGAAATGTGTTCATCGGGCAGGGCAATGACAACCTGAACGATGCCCTCTAAAACCAGGATGGCTTCGACCGCGCGCACCAGAATCGGTTTGCCGCCCAGCAGGAGAAACTGCTTCGGCAGGGAAGCTCCGATTCTGGTTCCCGTCCCTCCAGCTGCAATGACTGCAGCGATCGTAATCCGTGTGGAATCGTCGCTACTATTCGCCTGCATTGCACACCCGGGCGAAATCGCGACGAAGTCCCTGGAAGGCGCAAGCTTGCTTGCGCCTTGCCTTCATCGCAGTTTGACAAGGCGGCAGCGAGTGGCCGCCCACCAGGGACTGGGTCGCAAATAAGCTCAGATCGAAACTCAATTACTGGCGACCCTGTCCCTTGGCCCGTTCTTTGTCGTCTTCGACAATGCGGTCCGTCGCGACCACCCGGTCATAGGGACGCCGGTCCTGGCGGGACGACGAGTTCCCGGCCTCTTCCTCCGGGAAACGTCCGAAGATCATCTTGCCCGCAGTCGTCTGCAGCACCGAGGTGACCTGCGTGGCGATTGTCTTTCCGATCATCTTGCGCGCGTTGTCCACCACAACCATGGTGCCATCATCCAGGTACGCCACGCCCTGGTTGTACTCTTTGCCTTCCTTGAGGATGAAGACCTTCATGGTCTCGCCCGGCAGAACGACCGGTTTAAGCGAGTTCGCCAGCTCGTTGATGTTCAGGACATCAACCCCGCGCAACTGGGAGACCTTGTTCAGGTTGAAATCGTTGGTGACGATCTTGGCGTTCAGCTCTTTGGCCAGTTCGATCAGCTTCAGGTCCACTTCCTTCACTTCGGGATAGTCCTTCTCGAGGATCTGAACCGTGATGCCCGGCGCTCCCTTCACCT is a window of Terriglobia bacterium DNA encoding:
- the ispD gene encoding 2-C-methyl-D-erythritol 4-phosphate cytidylyltransferase, which translates into the protein MQANSSDDSTRITIAAVIAAGGTGTRIGASLPKQFLLLGGKPILVRAVEAILVLEGIVQVVIALPDEHISQAEAMLAGRSWAVPVVCVPGGLTRQESVRRGVLHVRSDVDLILVHDAVRPLCDRDTLRRVAEAAWRTGGAVPGLPATETIQRVSCHGRVLKTPPREELYAIQTPQGFRAALLRSALERAFHEGFEGTDESSVLRWAGHPVAVVEGSPANIKITRPFDLEIAERILARNPGQDSRPPRATGGDAMLRIGHGIDYHRLVEGRKLILGGVEIPYEKGLEGHSDADALIHAVCDALLGAAALGDIGRHFPDTDPAHRNRPSLEFLGEVRSRVETAGWTIQNVDATLLAQRPKLAPYFDEMRCNISRALGLTPDAVSIKATTTEGMNAEGRGEGISAQAVALVMSHEC